A genomic region of Pseudomonas frederiksbergensis contains the following coding sequences:
- a CDS encoding OprD family porin — translation MKLSSTALLALAISSVTATAYAETQSQDFNPVTVKTTSAQSEATGFVEGQKIDGSTRNWYANEQLQRGGKFKYKKDGQLLDTDRRINWVQGTIVKYNSGFTEGTVGISTEVAAYNAIALDRDRKDLAAGNGGAPGDRPKAGGNRTLTKEGGDAQDQWSKLGLANVKARVSNTTLTAGRQNFSSPMVDVIGNRALPSSFEGVAIHSEELNNLAFDLATFDRNSPRTEESERKFRSEYSDTIIEVDHVNTAGITYQPFTSVKTSLWATQAEDMWNQYYFGANHVLGDSSVLSLTSDLNYYKTKDTGKSKLGKIDNDAYSLSFGLTHQAHSLTFSWQQIVGDEYFDYLHETNGIYLANSLLSDFNGPNEKSFQVAYGLNMAEYGVPGLKFNIYQARGWGIDGTHYQGGAYNSVLKMDGEHHYEYGIGGTYAVQSGPLKATTIRATYTAHRASENQADGSINEFRLVTTIPFKIL, via the coding sequence ATGAAACTGAGCAGCACCGCGTTATTGGCCTTGGCCATCAGCAGCGTCACCGCCACGGCTTACGCAGAAACCCAGAGCCAGGATTTCAACCCGGTTACGGTCAAAACCACCAGCGCCCAGTCTGAAGCCACCGGCTTCGTCGAGGGTCAGAAGATCGACGGCAGTACCCGTAACTGGTACGCCAACGAACAACTGCAGCGTGGTGGCAAGTTCAAATACAAGAAAGACGGCCAGTTGCTCGACACCGATCGCCGTATCAACTGGGTGCAGGGCACCATCGTCAAGTACAACTCGGGGTTCACCGAAGGCACTGTTGGTATCAGCACCGAAGTCGCGGCTTACAACGCCATTGCTCTGGATCGTGACCGCAAGGACTTGGCCGCCGGTAACGGTGGCGCACCGGGTGATCGTCCAAAGGCGGGCGGCAACCGTACTCTGACCAAAGAAGGCGGCGATGCACAAGACCAGTGGAGCAAACTGGGCCTGGCCAACGTCAAGGCTCGCGTCTCCAACACAACCCTGACCGCCGGTCGCCAGAACTTCAGCAGCCCGATGGTCGATGTGATCGGTAACCGTGCCCTGCCTTCAAGCTTCGAAGGTGTGGCGATCCACAGCGAAGAGCTGAACAACCTGGCCTTCGACCTGGCCACGTTCGATCGCAACTCTCCGCGTACCGAAGAGAGCGAGCGTAAATTCCGCTCCGAATACTCCGACACTATCATTGAAGTCGATCACGTGAACACCGCGGGTATCACTTACCAGCCGTTCACCAGCGTGAAAACCAGCCTGTGGGCCACCCAGGCCGAGGACATGTGGAACCAGTACTACTTCGGCGCCAACCACGTATTGGGCGACAGCTCGGTGCTGAGCCTGACCAGCGACCTGAACTACTACAAAACCAAGGACACGGGCAAAAGCAAACTCGGCAAGATCGACAACGATGCCTACTCCCTGTCGTTCGGCCTGACCCACCAGGCTCATAGCCTGACGTTCTCCTGGCAGCAAATTGTCGGTGACGAGTACTTCGACTACCTGCACGAAACCAACGGCATCTACCTGGCCAACTCCCTGCTGTCGGACTTCAACGGTCCGAACGAGAAGTCCTTCCAGGTCGCCTATGGTCTGAACATGGCTGAATACGGCGTGCCTGGCCTGAAGTTCAACATCTACCAGGCTCGCGGCTGGGGTATCGACGGTACTCACTACCAAGGCGGCGCCTACAACAGCGTGCTGAAGATGGACGGCGAACACCACTACGAATACGGCATTGGTGGTACGTACGCCGTGCAGAGCGGCCCGCTCAAGGCCACCACGATTCGTGCGACCTACACCGCGCACCGCGCCAGCGAAAACCAGGCTGACGGCAGCATCAACGAGTTCCGTCTGGTCACCACCATCCCGTTCAAAATTCTGTAA